A segment of the Stigmatella aurantiaca genome:
TCCCTCGCTTGGAAAAACCGCCGCCCTTCCTCGGATGGGCGGCAGGGATGCCCAACGCTGCGCCCAATGATTGGGCACACGCCGGCCCCCAAGCGGCCCAGCCAGGCCGCAGGGGCGTGGGCTTCCAGGTCACTGTAGGTACTTGGGGCTCAACACCCCGCGCTCTGGGAGGGCCCCTGTGCTGGGGCCCACCGAGCAGGCCACGAGGGCAATGCCAGGTGCTCCACCATGGCGCTCACCCCACCGGGCGCCATCAGGGATGCCAGCCCCTCCTGCGGCCTCCACTCCCAGCGCAGGCGAAGACTTCCAGCGCTTTCCGTCCGGCGCAGCAGCCTCACCCCATCCCATCTCGGCGTGCGTTGCTTCGCCGGCGCCACCGCCACGGCCAGCGACCGCCTCTCCTCCAGCCCCGGCGTAAGCCCCCGCTTGAGGGAACCTCCGTGGCCAGAAGGGGGTGGACCTCTGGGGCGGCTGGAAGGACGCGAGCACTCGCGAGCCCTGGGAGGAGGACACGGCTGGCTCGACGACGATGCGCCCGTCGCCTCCTACTGGGCCGAGTTCGCCCAGGCCGGCAAGTCCCGCATCACCGTGCATCAGCTCCTCGCGCATAAGACCGGCCTGCCCGCGTTCGATGGGTGGATGGAGCCGGTGAAGCTCGCGGGCCTCGACTCCCTGGCCCGGGGGCTCGCCTGGCAGGCCCCAGCGTGGGAGCCCGGCACGCACCACGGCGACCCCAGCTTCACCAGTGGCTGATTCCTGGGCGAGCGCATCCCGCTCGCGCAGTCGCTCCGGCTTCGACTCGCCCGTGTACCGCGCCCCGCCCGTCCTGCCCCCGGGCACCCTCGGCGCGGGGGGCTCCCTGGGCTTCGCCGGCCCGGATGCCCAGTTCGGCTTCGGCTACGGGATGAACCGCGCGGGCCAGCACCTCATGACCGGCCCACGCGCCCTCGCCCTGCTCACCTGTCCGGCTCCACCTCACGCGCGGCGTGAGCCGGACCTCGGCCCTGGGCCGGCTACGAATCCATGACCGGCGCCCGGGTCAGGACGGGCCGGGCCTCCTCCTGTACGCCCACGGCGGCGGCGGCCTTGTGACTCCGGGCGATGTGCTCGAGCGCATCGTCATACGAAGACACCAGGCTGGCGGACGGAGACTGCCGCGGGAAGCCACCCTGCTCGAGCATCCGCCCCACCTCGCCCCACGCGACGACGACGACCACGCCGTCGCGCGTGACGAGGCAGTCCCGGAGGTTCAGCACCTCCTGGAGTCCCGCGGCATCCAGGTAGGGCACCGCGGTCAGATCGAGCACGGCGTACCTCGGCAAGGGGTGACTGGCGAGCGCCGTGTTGAGGACGCCAGGAGAGAGGAAGTCGAGCGGCCCGCGGACGCGGATGCGCTGGAGGGGCGGCCGCTCGTCCTGCCCGGCGGCGGCCGCGCTCAGGGTGCGGAAGTGGGGGCGTCCATCCAGCCGGAGGATCCGCGTCTGGATCTCCGTCCGGGGCCGGGCCCTCAAGAGCAGTCCGAGGGAGAGCAGCACGCCCGCGCCGAGTCCGAGCAGGAGATCCACCGAGGCGATGACGATGGCGGTCACCGCCACCACCGCCACCTGGGGACGCTCCTGATCCCACAGCTTGCGCAGGCCCCGGAAATCCAGCAGCCGCACGCCGACCACCACGAGAATGCCCGCGAGCGCGGCGATGGGCACGCGAGCGACGAGCGCTCCGGCCACGAGGCACACGGCCAGCAGCAGCAGCGCATGGAGCACGGATGCCGCGCGGGTACGGGCTCCCGCCTGGATCGACACCGAGGAGCGGACGATGGCCCCCATCACCGGCATGCCGCCGAAGAGCGAGGAGGCGAGGTTGGCCATGCCTTGGGCCATCAGCTCCTGATCATGGTCGCTCTGCTGCTTCTCGAAGCCCGGGAACTGATCAATGGCGCTGGCCGACATCAACGAGCCCAGCGACGCGAGCACGGTGAGCGAGAGGACGTCGGGCAGCAGCGCGCTCCAGTCCACGCCCGCCAGCAAGGGCAGTTGGGGCAAAGGCAGTCCCGCGGGCAGGCTCCCCACGCGGGCGAGCTCCGGCCCCAACAGTCCGCCGAGCAGCGTGGCCACCACGAGCCCCACCAGCACCGAGGGCACCCGGCGCTGCACGCGAGGCAGGCCCACCATGCATGCGATCGCCAACACACCAATGGCAATGCCTCCCCCGTGCATCATCCATTCCCCCGCCTGCGCGGGCAGCGAGGACAGCGAGCCGGCCGTCTTCGGCAATCCCAACAACCGGGGCAGCTGGCTGTTGAGGAGGAGCAGGCCGATGCCCGCCATGAATCCGCGCACCACCGGCGCCGGCAGCAACTTCGCCAACCGGCCCACGCGCAGCAGGCCGAGCACGATCTGCAAGAGCCCGCAGAGGAAGGTGGCCACGACCATGCCCGTGATGCCATGGCGCTGGACCAGGAGGAGCACGATGGGCACCAGCGCGGCCTCGGGCCCCGTCACCTGCAGACGGGAACCGCCCAGCAACCCGGCCACGACACCGGCGATCGCCCCACTGATGAGACCCACGCTGGCTGGCAGTCCCGACGCCACCGCGAGTGCGAGATTGAGCGGAAGCGCCACGCACGCCACCGTGAGCGCTCCAGACAGGTCCTGCCCCAATGTCTTGGGAGAGACCATCTGCTTCCAGTCCTGCCACAGAAGGCGCGCACGAGCCGCGGCTCCAAACGAGTGATGTTCGAGCATGATACCGGCGCGCCTTTTCACGCCGCGTGCCGCGCCGCGTTCCCTCGGAAGACGCCCGCCCCTGTCGGCATCACCCAACACCTGGGTTGAGGGGATGAGCCGACACCTGTCCGTTCCAGCCGACACCAGCTTAACGAGTGAACAGCCGGGCCCACTCCGCCGTGCACGCAGGCGGAGAGCGCGTTAGGACGCGCACCCCGGAGCCTGCCCACGACATGCGTCTCGTTCAGCGTCTGCTCATCTCCCACTCCCTGCTCACCGCCATCCTGCTCGGTGCCGCCGGCTTCGCCGTGGTGGCCCTGGTTCGCATGACCAGCCTCCTCACGGAGATCCGCGAGGAACATCTGAGCAAGGTGCAGGAGGAGGAGGCCGTGCACCAGGCGGCCTGGGGCGTGGAGGTCGCCGCCCGGCACGCCATCCTGGCCTGTGAACGCGATTCGAACGCCGGGCCCGAGGTGGCGCTCTCCCTGAAGGAGTCCCTGCGCCAGCTGGAGTTGCTGCTCTCCCATCACGGAGACGCCATCCAGCCGAGCATCCGGAACTCGGCGGAGGATTACCGCGACTATGCCCGGTACGTGAGCGAGGAGAACACCTGCACCCGCCTCTTCGATCCCGAGCTGCGGCAGAAGCGGCTCATCTGGGACGAGAACCTCACGGATGCCTGGATCACCATCGTGCGCTCCCTGCTCCAGGAGGTCCTCAAGCGCGAGGCCGAGGCGTATGCCATTGGTGCCACGGCGATCGGCGTGGGGTCCATCTTCGGAGCCCTGGCGATGTTCGCCGCCTGGGGCGTAGCGCGCTGGATGGCGCGGGGGGTGACGCGGCCCCTGGAGCTGCTCGCCACACAGGCCCAGCAGGTGGGCCAGGGGAACTTCGCCCCCATCGAGCCGGTGGGCGGTCCGCTCGAGGTGCAGGAGCTGGCCTCCGAGCTGGAGCGGACACGCGCGCGTCTGGCGGAGATTGATCACCTCAAGGACGCTTTCGTGGCCTCCGTGTCGCACGATCTCCGGACACCGCTCACGCGGCTGCGGGCCGCGCTCGGGCTGATGGCGGACGGCACCACCGGCCCGCTCAATGCGCAGCAGCGGCGGGTGATCGATCTGGCGCGAAGTGCCTGCGAGCGGGAGATCCGCCTGGTGTCCGCGCTGCTCGACATGTCCCGCGTGAAGTCCGGCAAGGCGCTGCGGCGCGAGGCGGGCTGCCTGCTGGATGACGTGCTCCTCCGGGCCCTGGAGGACATGCAGGGCGAGGCCGAGGAGGCCGGGGTCCAGCTGGAGCTGGAGAAGGAGGGGCCGCTGTCCCCCGCCTCGCTCGACGCGGCCCTCATCGAGCGCACGGTGGCCAACCTCCTGGGCAACGCCATCCGCGTCTCCTCACGGGGGCAGAAGGTCCGGATGCTCCGCACCGTCACCCAGGAGGGGCCTCCCGGGCACACCGCGTCCGGCACCTGGGCCCGGGTGGTGGTGCGCGACGAGGGCCCGGGAGTCCGGCCCGAGGTGCGAAACCGGCTCTTCGAGCACTTCTTCACCTCTCCGGTGGGCAACACCGCCAACCCCCCCGGAATCGGCCTGGGCCTGCCGCTGGCGCGCGAGATGATGCGTGCGCATGGTGGCGACGTGGCGTTCCTCGACGAGCCGGGCCCGGGCGCGGCCTTCGCCCTCTGGATACCCCTCGAAGGCCCGGCCTCCCTCCGCTACGCTCCCGAGGCGACTCCTTCTGCGTCGCCTGATGCCCGGAGCCCTGAATGAGCCAGTCCTCCCAGCCTCCGTCCTCTCCCGCCAACCGCGTGCTGGTGGTGGATGACGACCTCGAGCTGTGTGAGCTCATCTCTCTGCGCCTGGAGGCCCAGGGGATGGAGGTGGCGAGCGTCCCCACCGGCCAGCAGGCGCTCGAGCGGGTGGAGGCGGGCAAGGTGGATGCGATGGTGCTCGATCTCCGGCTGGGAGACGTGGATGGCCTGGAGGTGCTCGCCCAGGCACGCGAGCGCATCCCGGAGCTGCCGGTGGTCATCCTCACCGCGCACGGCACCATCGAGACCGCGGTGGAGGCCATGCGCCGGGGCGCCTATGGCTTTCTCACCAAGCCCTTCCAGGACCACGAGCTGGTGCAGAAGCTGGTGCACGCGCTCGAGCGCACGACCCTGCAACGCGAGGTGGATGACCTGCGCCGTATCGTGGCCGGCGTTCCGCGCGAGCGGTTGCTCGGCCGGAGCCCGGCCATCACCCAGGTGCGGGCGCACATCGCCCGGGTGGCGCCCTCGGATGCCACGGTGCTGGTGCTCGGCGAATCAGGCACGGGCAAGGAGCTGGCCGCGCGATTGCTGCATGGGCTCTCCCGCCGCGCGCATGGGCCCTTCGTGGCGGTGAACTGCGGGGCGCTCCCGCCGGAGCTGCTGGAGAGCGAGCTGTTCGGCCACGTGAAGGGGGCCTTCACCGGAGCCACCCAGTCGCGTGAGGGGCTCTTCGGGGCCGCGCGGGGTGGAACGCTCTTCCTCGACGAGGTGGGCGAGGCGCCCCCCAGCGTGCAGGTGAAGCTGCTGCGGGTGTTGCAGGAGCGGCGCTATACCCGCGTGGGCTCGAGCACCGAGGAGGAAGCGGACGTGCGGGTGGTGGCGGCCACCAACCGGGATCTCCGCGAGGAGGTGGAGCTCCGGCGCTTCCGCGAGGATCTCTACTACCGGCTCTACGTGGTGCCGATCACCATGCCGCCGTTGCGCGAGCGGGCCGAGGACATTCCGCTCCTGGCCCAGCTCTTCCTCGAGCGGGCCGCGGCGCACAATGGAATGCGGGTGCCGCGGCTGAGCCCGGAGGCCCTCCAGCTGCTGCGGGACTACACGTGGCCGGGCAACGTGCGCGAGCTGCTCAACGTGATGGAGGCCGCCGTCCTGCTGGCCGCCTCCGAGGAGCTGCGGGCCGAGCACCTGAGGCACCTCGTGCAGCCCTCCCCCCGCGCCACGCCGCCCGGGATGGAGGAGGCCTCACCCGGCGCCGTTTCTCCCCGGGCGTCCGAGACCGAGGCCCCGCTGCCCACCCTCCGCGAGGCGCGTGACGCGTTCGAGCGCGACTACCTGATGGAGGCCCTGCGGCGCAGCGGCGGCAACGTGAGCGCCGCGGCGCGCATGGCCGGGCGCAACCGCACCGACTTCTACGAGCTGCTGCGCCGGCACGGGCTGTCGGCCTCGGACTTCAAGGACACGGGCCACGGGCGCTGAGCCTGACAACCTTCTCCTGGAGTTCCTGGGCCCGGCTTGCGGCAAGCGGGGCAGCATCGTCGTCTCCAAACGCTTTTGTTACCCCCAAAAACATAAACTCACGGAATGCAGGTTTTCCAATATTAATATTTGACCTAAAAACAAGAGAATGACATACGCCCCTCGCTGTTCGCTGGCGAGCCATACATGTCTTGCATTTCAAATCTTCGATGAGGTGTTACGTATGAAGAAATTGTTCAGAGCGCTCCACTCCTCCGGAACCGTCTTCTCCGCCACTTCGGCCCTCCTCCTCTCCACGGCCAGCATGGCGGAGGGAAGCACCAGTGCATCCCCCCTCTCGGGATGCGCGCCTCTGTGTGTGGGAGGCGTTTGCACGCCCGTCCAGATCGCGGACTTCTGGCCCACGACATCCATCGCAGTGACGGACCAGGACGTGTACTTCTCCGGCGGCGCCTACCCGACGCTTTCGAACGGCTTCGTGGGCAGGGTTTCCAAGTCAGGCGGCCCCGCCACACGCATCCTCACGAACCTCGCGGCCATCCCGGCCGTCCGGGAAACCGGCGGAGATCTCTATGTCCTGGGCTCCGCACATCCCCTGCCGGGCAAGGTGAACCGGCTGAACGCGAACGGCTCCTTCACGGCCATTCCGGCCTCGGCCGGCAAGCCGCGATTCTTCACGGGGGATGCCACCCACCTCTACTGGATCGACACCAACGATGGGCACTTCTACGCGGTGCCACGCGAGGGAGGCTCGCCCACCGTGGTCGCGCAGAGTGGCCTTCCGACCAAGCCACTTCAGGCCCTCACGGACGAGGACAACCTCTACTGGGTGAACCGGCCGGCGAGTGGAAAGGGATGGACCCTCTGGAAGGCGCCGAAGGACGGCGGGGCCGCGCCCACCCAGCTTCTCTTCATCCAGGCGGGCAAGTTCCACCAGTTCGCCATGGACGCGGACACTATCTACTTCCTCGACTACTACACCGGGCTCAACAAGATCTCCAAGAGCGGCGGCGCCGTGACGAACATCGCCTACGCGGACAGCCCTGGGAGTGTCCTGGCCGTCGATGACGAGCGGCTCTACTGGATCAAGGACGAAGTCCTCACGGCGACCTGCAAGGATGGGAGCGGCGATCAGGTCCTGACCACGGAGACCTACTCCACGGACGATATCGCCGTGGATGATTCGGGCATCTACTGGGCCCAGTTCTACAAAGTCTGGAAGCTCGCGAAGTAGCCCGGCATTCCCCAGCCAAGACAGCCGGCTTGGATGTTGTTCCTTGGCGGGTCTGAAGGGGCTCCGCTGGGATGGCGGAGCCCTGGGCTTGCCCCCAGGGGCCTCCGCTGCGGGCGAGGGTGAGCTCGGCTGCCCGGCCGGCCGAAGCCCCAGTCCGTGGCGCAGATTTTCTGCATCATCTTCCACACTGTCGGCTCATTCCGTGTGAGCGAGCTTCGCTCCCCCAAGCGGCACCTGAGGAATCTACTCAACATGAAGAATTTCAGTAAACCTTCGACGTGGCCCCTTTCGGCCGCCCTGTTGCTTCTCTTGACGGTCAGCGTTCCCTCCTCCGCGAGCGCGGACGGGCTTGCGCCTGAGCTGACAGAGCTGACCCAGGTGCAGAAGCTGATTCCGCGTCCGGAGCAGTCCGCCCTGAAGCCACTCAAGGCGCTGCCGATGCTGCACCGCGCGTCCCGGGTGGATCTCTCCATCCTGGAGGCACACGCCAAGACCCTCCACGAGGGGGAAGTTCATCCGCTCGCGACGAACACGGACCCCAGCTCAGCGCTCTACATGAGCCTGAACACCGCGGTCAGCAACACCCTCTCCGCGCAAGGCGAGCAGCACTGGTACTTCGTCCACTCGGCGGACGCAGGCAAGTTGACCTTCAACCTGCAGGTGGTGAACAGCGCCAGCGTCGACTATGATCTGCACGTCTTCAAGCTCAACCTGGACACCGGCATGCTGGAGGACGAGCAGGTCTCCGCCTTCGGGCCGCAGACGAGCGAGCAGCTCAGCACCTTGGTCAGCGAAGACTCCTACTATTTCATCTGCGTCAACGCCTACCAGGGCTTCGATGCGGCGCGTCCCTATCAGTTAGCCGCCCTCTACTCGCCCACGAGCGACGCCGCCGAGGCGGATGACCACCCGGCACAAGCCAAGGCGTACTCGGTCAGGTTCACCGCCAACCAGACCCTGGACAACGCCTATGATATTGATTGGATCCAGTTCACTGCCCCGAAAGCCAACAATTTCACGTTCACGTTCAGCAACGTGCCCTCCTCTTCCAATTACCAGGTGGGCATCTATGACGGAAACTTGAACCGCCTGGCGACCCTCACGAAGAACTCCACCGTGACGTACTCGATGGGCGCAGGCGTGTACTATCTTCGCGTCGCGTCGCTGGACACAGCCGTTCCGGCCGCGGCCTACCAGCTGAGCGTGAACACCGCCGCCACCTCGGCCTACCTGGGCTGGGTGGACACGGACGGGGGAAATGCGGGATTCGTCAATTACGGCGCGGGGAACTTCTGGCGCGTCTACCGCTCGACCATTCTCGCCGGCGCCCTGACGGATATCAATGGCGACCCTGTCGTGAACGCGCCTGTCACCATCGTCGTCAACACCCCTCAGACGTATGTCTCCACCACCACGGTCTCGGGCGTCACGGATGTGGGTGGCAACTTCGGCCTCTCCGTGAACCTGCCTTCCGCCAAGGGCACTTACGTGTATGACAACTGGTCCAGCTATCACTATTTTGACATGGCGACCGTGAGCATCCGCTCTTCCATCCTCCAGTACAACACGAGCGTGTATCACTTCGCGTACTCCACCTACAAACCGCACTGACGCCTGAGTCCCCCGCCCCCTTTCCTCCGCTGGAAAGGGGGCCATGTACCGGCCCAACCCCGCTGCTCGTCCGAAACGGGTACGCGGGCCATGCCGCGCAGAAAACCCGAGGAAAGTAGGACCTCGTAGGTTTCGAGAGTCATCACTTGCCCTTGTAGGGAGGCGGTTGATTTTTCCGGTCACAGGCTGGATCCTGGCCCTGGACGAGCCGTGGAATGGGCACGACCGTGGAGGGGCGGGTGGCAAACAAGACGCAGGCGACCGACGCATCCGTTGACAGCTTTTTCGACAAGATCGAACCCCAGGCACGGCGCGACGACGCGAAGGCCGTCGCCGCACTCATGGCGCGGTGCGCTGGGGCTCCACCCCGAATGTGGGGCAGCTCCATCGTCGGATTCGACAGCTACCACTATCGCTACGAGAGTGGCCGTGAAGGCGATGCGCCGCGAATCGGCCTCTCCCCGCGCAAGGCCGCGCTCGTGCTCTACATCATGGGTGGTTTTCCTCGCTACGAGGCGCTGCTCTCCAAGCTGGGCAAAGTCACAACCGGCAAGGCCTGTATATACATCAAGAAGCTTTCCGACGTTGATCTTGCGGTGCTTGAAAAGCTGATCACCGAATCGTTGGCCTATCTGCGCAAGCTCTATCCCGCCTGAAGCTCGCGAAGGTGGACCGCGGACGCGGAACCAAGGTGCGGAGCGCCAGCGCTTCCAGTGGGAGGCGAGGCGTCAACGGATGTTGGAGGCTTTAGACAGAAGCTCGCTCGCGAAACTCGGCGACCCGGTCGAGGAGGCGCATGATCGCTGCGAAGTGATCGCCGTGGGCGTCTGCCAGGAAGCGAGCGTGCCAACCCTCGGGAGGAAACTCGCCCTTCTCGTCTCGAATGTAGAACTGGATGGCTCCAGCAATGTTGCCAGATGCGATTCGAGTCCAAAGCCCAGCCCTGAGTGAGCCGGGTAATGCCTGTGCCGTCGTGGTGGCGAGTAATACTCCCGATAGCAGTAAGGTTCGAAGAAAACCGAGCATTCTTGATTAGTCTCTTGAGTCGGGCTTCGTCGCGGGGCTTGATCACATGGTCACACCAGGCGCACCTCATCCGGGACTTCCGCCAGTTCACCGTCAGCCCCCCCGGAATGGCTCCTGCGGCGCCTACCCGGAGAGGGGGCGTGAGCGGGTCAAATTTGTCCAATACGGCGGGCAGCCCCCCTCCTTAAAGTTCCGGGCATGACGCATTCCCGCGTCCCCACGAGGCCCTCTCCATGACGCAGCCCACCGCCAGCTCCGCCCCGACCTTCTACCCCACGCTGCGCTACAAGGACGCGCCCGCCGCCATCCGCTGGCTCGCGGCCGCCTTCGGCTTCCAGGAGCACCTGGTGGTCCCCGGCCCCAACGGCACCGTGGCCCACGCCGAGCTGCGCTTCGGCACGGGCATCTTCATGATGGGCAGTCAGAAGGACGACCTCTACGGCAACGCGGGCATGGCCCCCTATGTCTACGTGAGCGACATCGACGCTCACTGCGCCCGGGCACGGGCCGCGGGGGCCGAAATCGTGAGGGAGCCCTTCAACACCGACTATGGTTCGCGGGATTACGCGGCACGGGACTGTGAGGGCCACGTCTGGAGCTTCGGCACCTACCGCCCCGCGCCGGATTCCCGCTGACGCGGCTCGCCCCGGGCCGCAACCCAACCCCCGCGGGGCACGCTTGCCGACTGGAGTCCTCACACCATGATGAGAATCCTTCGCTTCGCCTCGCTGGGACTGGTCCTGTGGACCGCGTCCCCGGCGCTCGCCGCTCCCTCCTGGGGCACCTTCAAGAAGGACCGCTGCACGGACTCGGGACGGCGCCAGTACTCGGCCCAGCTCCTGAACATCCCGTCCGGCACCTCGTGGGAGAGCGCCTGTCAGACCACCCCTGCCTTCGTGGGCAACTACGCCTTCCGGCAACCCACCCGCTGCGTGAACAAGGGCGTCTCGGGCATGTGGGGCGAGTTCGAGGTGGATGACACCACGTGCAACCCGGTGACGGAGTGCACCGCCACCCCGCCCTCCGGCACCTTCACCAAGACGGGCAACACCGGCGCGGTGAGCTGCGAGGCCTACTGCGCCAACCGGGATGCCGCCTGGGGCACGCGCGGTGCCTGTGTGAAGGGCGTGGTGACGAGCGGCCCTCACGCGGGCGCGTGCATCGCCTGCAATGACGTGGCCGCCGACCAGGGCGACACGGGCGTCACCTGCTACTGCAAAGCCCCCGCGAAGGGCTTCGCGGACCTGCACGCGCACCCGTTCGCCCACCTCGCCTTCGGGGGGCAGGCCTTCTTCGGCAAGTCCTTCGGCCCCCTGGCCACCGCCCTGCCCTGGTGCGACAGCGTCCACGGCCCCGGGGGCACCCGGGATTCCTTCGGCACCCTCATGGCCACCCTGGGTTATGGCACCGGCGGCGTGGGCCACAAGGTGGGCGGCAATCCCCAGTTTGACGGCTGGCCGCGCTGGAACAGCTTCACCCACCAGTCCATGTATGAGGACTGGCTCTACCGCGCCGTGCAGGGCGGCCTGCGGCTGGTGGTGGCGCTGGCCGTCAACAACCAGGACATCTTCGCCTTCCCCATCTATGCCTCCAAGGCCCCGGGCCGCACCGGCGAGGACATGGAGGCGGTGGACCTGCAGCTCGACGAGGCCTACCGCATGCAGAGCCACATCGACACGAAGGCGGGCGGCGCGGGCCGCGGCTGGTTCCGCATCGTGAAGACGCCCGCCGAGGCGCGCACCGTCATCGCCCAGGGCAAGCTCGCCGTGGTGCTGGGCGCCGAGGTGGACTACCTCTTCGACTGCCGCCGCAACGGCACGTGCACGGCCGCCCACGTCGAGGCGCGGCTGGAGCACTACCACGCCCGCGGCCTGCGCCACCTGTTCCCCGTGCACTTCAAGCAGAACGCGTTCGCCGGCCCCGCGCTCACCAACCTCGTCACCGAGGGGGACTCGCGCGGCTGTGCCCAGGAGGGCTACGAGTACCAGCGGGACATCGCCCAGCCGCCCATCTGCGGCGCCCAGGGGCTCACGGACCTGGGCCGCACGCTGGTGCGCGGGATGATGCGCCGGAAGATGATCATCGACATCGACCACATGTCCAAGCGGGCCTTCGATGACACGCTGAGCCTGGTGGAGCCCTATGGCTACCCGGTGGTGAGCGGCCACACCACGCTGTTCGAGACGGCCCACGGCGGCAAGCGCCACGAGGGCAGCCTCAAGGCCGAGCAGCTCCAGCGCATCCGCAACGTGGGAGGCATGGTGTCGCTCATCCTCGACCAGGGCAGCCGCGACGAGGTGCCCACCTGGCGCGGCGCGGGCCAGCCCGTGGTGGAGCACCAGTGCGGCGGCACCTCCCAGAGCTGGGCCCAGGCCTACCTCTACCTGACGAAGGAGCTGGGCGGCCGGCCCGTGGGCCTCGGCTCGGACTTCAACGGGCTCGCGGGCCTGCCGGGCCCCCGCTTCGGCGCCGAGGCCTGCCACGGCGGCAGCTCCGCCGCGCAGGTGGCCCGCACGCGCTACCCGCTGAGCATCGCCGTGGAGAACAGCCCCCCGAAGCTGGAGCGCAGCGTGGTGGGCGCCAAGACGTTCGACATCAACGAGGACGGCCTGGCCCACACCGGCATGCTCCCGGACTTCGTCGCGGACCTGCGCCGCCAGGGCTTGCGCCACCAGGACCTGGAGCCCCTCCTGAACTCCGCCGAGGGCTACCTCCAGGTGTGGGAGCGCGCCGAGACCGCGGGCGCCCAGGTGCCCTGAGGCCACCTTCCTGACAGGACGCTCAGGCACCGCGCCGGGCGTAGCCCGACGTCAGGCGCCGGATGCTCTCGCATTCGGCCTGGATGTCCACCGGCCCCTCCTTCTGGACGAAGGCCATGGCCTCCGCCGGGGCGGTCTCGGGGCGTCCCGCGTTGAACGGCGGCGCCGGCGTATACTCCAGCAGGAGCTGGATCGCCTGCGCGACGACGGGCCCCGCCAGCTCCGCGGCGAGCGTCAGCGCGAAGTCGATCCCCGCCGTGACGCCTCCGCCGGTCAGCACATGGCCATCCCGGACCACGCGGCCCGCGTCGGGGGTGGCGCCGAGATCCGACAGGATGTCGCGCATGCCCCAGTGGCACGCCGCGCGCTTGCCTTCGAGCAGCCCCGCCATCCCCAGCAGCAGCGAGCCCGTGCACACGGACGTCACGTACCGCGCGGTGGTGCCCAACCGGCGGATCGCCGCCATGTAGACGGCATCCTGCATCACGTCCGCGGACGGGCCGCCCGGCACGCAGAGCACATCACACCGCTCCACGTCCTCCAGCCGGGTCAGGTCCGTGAGCGTCAACGCGCCCTCGCGGATGGGCTGCCCTCCCACGGAGGCGAACACCAGCTTCGCGCCGGGCACCGCCTGGAGCACCGCCTGCGGCCCCATGAAGTCGAGGAACGTCACCTGCGGGTAGAGCGGGAAGACAATGACGAGGGATTCAGCCATCGGAGGACTCCGGGGGTTGGGGGTTCCACACCGCGAAACCCGATTTGACAGGGCCCTTTATGCGCCGTCATCGTCATGGCGGAAAGGACGTATATCCCTTGATTCCCGCCATGCTCCGAGACATTGGGTTGTTGGCCTTCCCCGGCTTCCAGATCATCGATCTCACCGGTCCCGCCGCCGTGTTCGAGGGGCCCGCGGATCCCGCGCTGCCGCGCGCCTACCGGCTGCATCCTCTGTCCGAGCACGGGGGAATGGTTCGAAGCTCCTCGGGCCTGGAGATCCTGACGCAGCCGCTGGAACGGACCGCGTTCGACACGCTCCTGGCCGTGGGCGGGCCGGGAACCCTGACGGCC
Coding sequences within it:
- a CDS encoding SulP family inorganic anion transporter, which encodes MVSPKTLGQDLSGALTVACVALPLNLALAVASGLPASVGLISGAIAGVVAGLLGGSRLQVTGPEAALVPIVLLLVQRHGITGMVVATFLCGLLQIVLGLLRVGRLAKLLPAPVVRGFMAGIGLLLLNSQLPRLLGLPKTAGSLSSLPAQAGEWMMHGGGIAIGVLAIACMVGLPRVQRRVPSVLVGLVVATLLGGLLGPELARVGSLPAGLPLPQLPLLAGVDWSALLPDVLSLTVLASLGSLMSASAIDQFPGFEKQQSDHDQELMAQGMANLASSLFGGMPVMGAIVRSSVSIQAGARTRAASVLHALLLLAVCLVAGALVARVPIAALAGILVVVGVRLLDFRGLRKLWDQERPQVAVVAVTAIVIASVDLLLGLGAGVLLSLGLLLRARPRTEIQTRILRLDGRPHFRTLSAAAAGQDERPPLQRIRVRGPLDFLSPGVLNTALASHPLPRYAVLDLTAVPYLDAAGLQEVLNLRDCLVTRDGVVVVVAWGEVGRMLEQGGFPRQSPSASLVSSYDDALEHIARSHKAAAAVGVQEEARPVLTRAPVMDS
- a CDS encoding sigma-54-dependent transcriptional regulator, which encodes MSQSSQPPSSPANRVLVVDDDLELCELISLRLEAQGMEVASVPTGQQALERVEAGKVDAMVLDLRLGDVDGLEVLAQARERIPELPVVILTAHGTIETAVEAMRRGAYGFLTKPFQDHELVQKLVHALERTTLQREVDDLRRIVAGVPRERLLGRSPAITQVRAHIARVAPSDATVLVLGESGTGKELAARLLHGLSRRAHGPFVAVNCGALPPELLESELFGHVKGAFTGATQSREGLFGAARGGTLFLDEVGEAPPSVQVKLLRVLQERRYTRVGSSTEEEADVRVVAATNRDLREEVELRRFREDLYYRLYVVPITMPPLRERAEDIPLLAQLFLERAAAHNGMRVPRLSPEALQLLRDYTWPGNVRELLNVMEAAVLLAASEELRAEHLRHLVQPSPRATPPGMEEASPGAVSPRASETEAPLPTLREARDAFERDYLMEALRRSGGNVSAAARMAGRNRTDFYELLRRHGLSASDFKDTGHGR
- a CDS encoding sensor histidine kinase, whose translation is MRLVQRLLISHSLLTAILLGAAGFAVVALVRMTSLLTEIREEHLSKVQEEEAVHQAAWGVEVAARHAILACERDSNAGPEVALSLKESLRQLELLLSHHGDAIQPSIRNSAEDYRDYARYVSEENTCTRLFDPELRQKRLIWDENLTDAWITIVRSLLQEVLKREAEAYAIGATAIGVGSIFGALAMFAAWGVARWMARGVTRPLELLATQAQQVGQGNFAPIEPVGGPLEVQELASELERTRARLAEIDHLKDAFVASVSHDLRTPLTRLRAALGLMADGTTGPLNAQQRRVIDLARSACEREIRLVSALLDMSRVKSGKALRREAGCLLDDVLLRALEDMQGEAEEAGVQLELEKEGPLSPASLDAALIERTVANLLGNAIRVSSRGQKVRMLRTVTQEGPPGHTASGTWARVVVRDEGPGVRPEVRNRLFEHFFTSPVGNTANPPGIGLGLPLAREMMRAHGGDVAFLDEPGPGAAFALWIPLEGPASLRYAPEATPSASPDARSPE
- a CDS encoding DUF1801 domain-containing protein, which produces MGTTVEGRVANKTQATDASVDSFFDKIEPQARRDDAKAVAALMARCAGAPPRMWGSSIVGFDSYHYRYESGREGDAPRIGLSPRKAALVLYIMGGFPRYEALLSKLGKVTTGKACIYIKKLSDVDLAVLEKLITESLAYLRKLYPA
- a CDS encoding serine hydrolase domain-containing protein → MREPPWPEGGGPLGRLEGREHSRALGGGHGWLDDDAPVASYWAEFAQAGKSRITVHQLLAHKTGLPAFDGWMEPVKLAGLDSLARGLAWQAPAWEPGTHHGDPSFTSG
- a CDS encoding VOC family protein gives rise to the protein MTQPTASSAPTFYPTLRYKDAPAAIRWLAAAFGFQEHLVVPGPNGTVAHAELRFGTGIFMMGSQKDDLYGNAGMAPYVYVSDIDAHCARARAAGAEIVREPFNTDYGSRDYAARDCEGHVWSFGTYRPAPDSR